In one window of Oryzias melastigma strain HK-1 linkage group LG5, ASM292280v2, whole genome shotgun sequence DNA:
- the larp4ab gene encoding la-related protein 4 — protein sequence MVTTKEAGLNPNAKVWQGVPVQPSEIPVETEDCPWLQTCPPASDVTEGKGFPAEHVDVTEDCSTESTGSDVDSPHSVCLVFDSHSEAADGSENQPMTEEGLRRALKHRLEACFSRENLSKDLYLISQMDSDQFVSIWTVACMEDIKALTTDIDLILDVLKASPMVQVDESGKKVRPNHSRCVIILREIPETTPVQEVEALFKSENCPKVLRTEFAHNSSWYITFQSDMDAQQAYKYLREDVKLFQGKPIMARIKAVNTFFGKNGFPAADPAVYQQQQQQLQPPGDSPVFMPQMFGPQQQFPVYPVVSPSWNAAVVPHFEMPLAPFPNGGFMNTYGGADAYKANSSSVSGPRSRGSPKDSSSPATSIPGVELTRSGRERRGVRRSWRRSEDEHAARPAPVMEERTPKFDFEASSFPPLPGSVPPVQERSVVEVRLSDVVRGTKVPTKAVSRDVGLIQNSKPASSIQTPAASSSSHTREQDIHPSVPKTDLVSVQTAPPAAEPASPTSTQEVTSEETRPSAPDAAPEQELKKLSYAQVCQRPAKDPPPAPTPSSPAQPLQELKVNAVEEGHLGSRQTSEDGGDDKRPPRRPPHGARDTPDRGRAPASRRREQQRGSSHGKRFPPPQGSRRSGKEQNAPPNSPK from the exons ATG GTAACGACCAAAGAAGCCGGTCTCAACCCTAATGCCAAAGTTTGGCAAGGCGTCCCCGTCCAGCCCAGCGAAATCCCCGTGGAGACGGAGGATTGTCCGTGGCTGCAGACGTGTCCTCCAGCGTCCGACGTGACTGAAG GTAAAGGATTCCCCGCCGAGCATGTGGACGTCACAGAGGACTGCTCCACTGAATCCACCGGCAGCGACGTGGACTCGCCCCACAGCGTCTGTCTGGTCTTCGACTCTCACAGTGAAGCTGCAGACGGCTCTGAGAACCAGCCAATGACAGAAGAGGGTTTACGGCGAGCGCTCAAGCATCGGCTGGAGGCTTGTTTTAGTCG GGAGAATCTGTCGAAGGATCTGTACCTCATCTCTCAGATGGACAGCGATCAGTTCGTCTCCATCTGGACTGTCGCTTGTATGGAGGACATCAAAGCTCTCACCACGGATATCGACCTCATTCTGGATGTGCTGAAAG ctTCTCCTATGGTGCAAGTGGATGAATCCGGTAAGAAGGTCCGACCGAACCACAGCCGCTGTGTCATCATTCTTAGAGAAATCCCAGAGACGACCCCAGTGCAG GAAGTGGAAGCTCTATTTAAGAGTGAAAACTGTCCAAAAGTGTTGAGGACTGAGTTTGCTCACAACAGCAGCTGGTACATCACATTTCAGTCTGATATGGATGCACAGCAG GCTTACAAGTATCTGCGAGAGGATGTGAAACTATTTCAGGGGAAACCAATCATG gctCGTATTAAAGCCGTGAACACGTTCTTTGGAAAGAACGGCTTCCCCGCCGCAGATCCGGCGGtgtaccagcagcagcagcagcagctgcagcctccGGGCGACTCGCCCGTCTTCATGCCGCAGATGTTCGGCCCTCAGCAGCAGTTCCCCGTTTATCCGGTCGTCTCTCCGTCCTGGAACGCTGCAGTCGTGCCTCACTTTGAAATGCCACTG GCTCCTTTTCCTAACGGTGGGTTCATGAACACGTACGGCGGAGCAGACGCCTATAAAGCCAACTCCAGCTCCGTCAGCGGCCCGCGGTCCAGGGGCAG CCCTAAAGACTCCTCCTCTCCAGCGACCAGCATCCCCGGCGTGGAGCTGACCCGGTCAGGACGAGAAAG AAGAGGCGTCCGcagaagctggaggaggagtGAGGACGAGCACGCTGCG aGACCCGCTCCTGTTATGGAGGAAAGAACGCCCAAGTTCGACTTTGAAGCTTCCAGCTTCCCTCCACTCCCAGGATCTGTGCCCCCCGTCCAGGAGCGTTCTGTGGTGGAGGTGCGCCTGTCTGATGTTGTTCGGGGCACCAAGGTTCCCACCAAG GCTGTGAGTCGCGACGTCGGTTTGATTCAAAACTCAAAACCTGCATCCAGCATCCAGACTCCTGCAGCCTCCAG CTCTTCACATACTAGAGAGCAGGACATCCATCCTTCGGTCCCGAAGACGGACCTCGTGTCCGTCCAAACcgctcctccagcagcagaaccGGCTTCCCCCACGTCCACCCAGGAGGTGACCTCAGAAGAGACACGCCCATCCGCCCCTGATGCAGCACCTGAACAG GAGCTGAAAAAGCTCAGCTACGCACAGGTGTGTCAGAGGCCAGCTAAAGACCCGCCCCCCGCGCCGACGCCCTCCTCACCCGCTCAGCCGCTGCAGGAGCTGAAGGTCAACGCGGTGGAGGAAGGTCATCTGGGCTCCCGGCAGACGTCAGAGGACGGCGGCGATGACAAACGGCCCCCCCGCAGACCGCCACACGGCGCCCGAGACACTCCCGACAGAGGACGGGCTCCAGCCTCCAGGAGGCGGGAGCAGCAGAGAGGCTCCAGTCACGGCAAACGGTTCCCGCCGCCGCAGGGATCCAGACGCAGCGGGAAGGAGCAGAACGCCCCCCCCAACTCGCCAAAATAG